The Arachis duranensis cultivar V14167 chromosome 9, aradu.V14167.gnm2.J7QH, whole genome shotgun sequence genomic sequence ATTgattgtaaaattttttagccTAAGTTGATGAGTAAGTGTAGCGTGCTTTCTTCATGTCTAAAAACGAAGTGATATTTAGGATAAGTGGGGTTAATCCGTAGAGATGCAGGGATATCTTGTATTGTGGTTGGTAAGTACTGCAAAGTTTGGGATTAGTGAGTATAGTGTGACGTTGTTGTGGAAATATTCTGTTCTGCTACtcagattttttattttcggaATGAGTCAGTCACAGTGGTGAGGAGATATTTTGTTGGTGTGTTACTGAGcagttaattttattatttattttgatgcaaattttcTTCCAGGGTATTGGTTGTTGAATTTATTGAACTCCCAAATTCAGTGAAAATTTTAATGGCTGAGACTGGATATGAAATGTTGGATGAAGAAGCCGGTGACTAGGGAGATGTGTTGCAGTTGAGTAAGGAAGAGATAATGAATAAGACTTTCCGAAGCGATGAAGCAGCATATGAATTTTACAGGAGGTTTGGCAAATGTTTTGGTTTTGGTATTCGAAAGGGTGACTCAGGAAAAGATGAAAGTGGAAGGGTTATTCGTCGTAGATTTTTTTGTAATAGAGCTGGCCTGCGACAACGTCATCACTATGATAGACTAGATAGGCAGAGAGGACATAGATCGGAAACGTGCACAAATTGTGAGGCAAAGCTGTCAGTCTACCTTGATGTGGTCAGTGGTATATGGAGGGTGAGAAAAATAGTATTGGACCATAACCATGATTTAACTCTGgcatatatggttcatatgatGACGAATTTTAGAGAAATAAGTTGTTCTGCCAAGGCACAAATATCTGGTATGCAGTTTCATGGTGTTCCGACGTCCAAGATTCTGGGGTATATGGCTGGACAGGCTGGTGGCTATTCTCTAATGGGCTTCACTAAGAAGGATGCTTACAATTATATTAACAAGGCTAAGCGTGCAAAGATTATTGATGGGGACGCCAACGCGGCTGTTGTATACTTGGAGGGAAAAGCAGGGGCAGATCCGATGTCGATGGCTAGGCATAATCTTACTAAGGATAATATGCTGGCCAATATGTTTTGGGCGGATGGTGGTAGTAGAGTTGATTACCAATACTTTGGGGATGTTCTAGCCTTTGATTCGACCtacaaaaagaataaatatcAGAGGCCGCTGGTGATATTTTCTGGTGTGAATAACCATAAGCAGACGACAATATTTGGGTTTGGGTTGGTGTTAGATGAAAACGTTGGGTCTTATAAGTGGTTGCTGGAAAATTTGTTGGAAGTCATGTGTAACAAGAAGCCGTCAGTTGTCGTCACGGATGGCTGTGGTTCAATGAAAGCTGCAATCAAGTCTGTTTTTCCGGAGGCAACGCATCGATTGTGTGCTTGGCATATGGAGAAGAACGTAACTACTAATGTGAAGGAAGAGGGACTGCGGCAATGTTTCACCTGGTGGCTGTACTCGGAGCTGGAAATAGATGAATTTGAGGCTGAGTGGGATGATGCAGTTGAAAAGTATGGGTTGCAAAACAGTTTTTGGGCCAAAGAAACTTTTCAGAAAAGGATGATGTGGGCTAATGCGTATCAACAAGACAAGTTCTGTGCAGGCTTTCGGACAACATCCTGGTACGAAGGCATTAATGCGTATGTGAAGAATTTCCTTAAGTCTAGGCACAGTCTCGTTGATATGGTTCAAAATTTGGAGTTGGTTGTGCGAGTGTACCACAATAACGAATTGCTTGCACAATTTAGATCACTCCATGGGATGCCAGTTATGACAACTTGTTTAGATCCTCTTGAAAAGTATGCTGCAGATGCATACACACGGGAGATATTCGTTGATGCGAAAAAGGAAATAGTGGGTGTCGGTGCAGTTAATTTTGTAGCCAAGATTAGACGTTCAACTACAATGGTGCACACATTGGAGGAATACAGGGAACCAGGTAGAGAGGTGATTGTGTTGTACGATAGGGTTTCAAGGAAAATGGAGTGCCGATGCAATTTTTGGAGCCAAAAGGGAATTCCTTGTCGTCACATGTTTTTTGTAATGAAGCATGAGCATTTGACTCGAATTCCTAAAAGGCTGGTTCTGTAGATGTGGCGCAAGGATGCAAAGTCGTTGGATAAATATGCCGAGATAGCGGAAGTTGGTAGTGAAAGGGGTTTCTTGTTGCGCCATGGTGCACTTCATGCAGCCGCACAGTGGATGCTATATGTCGGAGCTAGGAGCCCATCCTCTTTCACACAGGCGCTTAACGGTCTTCACATTTTGTGTCAGGAACTGGATAGAGGCCATGAAAATGTCTGTCAGAACAAAGCACATGACACGGTTGAAATGCATGACCCTGCTGTGGTGAAGACCAAGGGTGCCCCTCGTGTGAGGAGACAAGGCGGACGGAAAAGGCGCTGCACTCATTGCCGTAAAATGGGGCAGACAAAACGACATTGCAAAATGACATTGCGTGCAGGTCTGATTTGAACAGGGCAAAAACGGGTGATCTTAGACCCAACAATTTGGCTACGCAGGTTTGTTCAGAGTCATCAGGTTCGAAGATTAGATTACAAGATGAAATTCCTGCTACAAGTGGACGTAGTGAGACTATGGAATGCAAGAGGAACGTGATAAGTAACACCGATGATTTACTAAAACAGGTATGTGGTATTGGTAAGCTTGTTGTAGTTAAATATCTAACTTTTGCACTCATTTTCTGGTGTCATGTACTAAGAAATTCTCAGACTAAATGTGGTGATTATATTTACTTTACACTGTGCAGCTGCTGACTCAAATAACTGATATCAGTTCAAGACTGGGTTTGAGGTTCCCTGCATAATTAGTAGTCCATGATGGTGTTTATTAGAGAATTCAGTTTCCTGATATAATAGCTGTGCTTTATGCTCTTTGTTTTCTAAAGTGTTAGTTTCTGCATTTGCTTCAGTATACTATTGGATGGGTAAAAAGACTGCCTAAATCGGTACCAATGAAGATGTCAATTGTGCCACCGATTAAGGAAAATTGgatgaaattttttatcttttataaggAACATTATTGTAGCCAGGTATTTGCTATTGGAGTACATTTATTAGATGACGTGTGCTTATTAGACTTGTATTCGTGGTCGTAAGCTACAATTATCATCTGCGCAACCATTGAAGACTAACATGacattaataaaactaatactAGGACTAGTAATATTTaggattaaaataattaaaagtcttTCATATAGTCACAGCACCACTTCCATTCAGTATGCTATCGTTATCATCTTTCAATAGAGCATGATCATAAATTAGACTCGTGTTTTTAACCATGCGTGTTGTATTCGACTTTTGGTGCAAGCGGTGATGAATTAAACTGGCTCAAGGTTTATGAAGCACTAATGGTAGATATTGTTGTTTAGCCATTTATCGTAACGGGATTTATTAGTAGTTTGCAAATGAGTCCATGAAACCACAGATTATATATAGCATGGGGTCATGTTTTCCGTGTCTTAGGGTTTTTAGtataaacaaaactaaaactaCTCATTCATGCGGTCCTTGGTACAATCACGTCGAGTCGTGTATTTGGCATGGACAAGTGTATTGAATGAGATATGGGATAAAATTTCATTTACAATTTATATATACTGAGGAACATTCACAACTTACCAtgcaataatattattttctgaATACAATAGAGACCACTAATTCCGAATCAAAAAATTCATCCCTGTCAACTATGGACACAAAAAATCTATACCAAACCATATCTCGGTTGATGAATTTAACCCAAAAAATGTTCACCCAACAAGTAAAGGAACCCGAATGTTGGGCGTACCCAGATTGTGCTTCATTCATATTGAGCAAAAAAAGGGACCACGGATGAAGTCCTGAACACAGGGCAATTCATCCTTACAGAGATCCATTAAAGCATTTAATTGAGCGTTCAACAACCCAAAAAATACTCTTGTTCGAGTCACATGAAACTTAGGGACTTAGTGGCCCTAAAGGGCTACGGGTCCTCTTTCTTGGTCCGACTCCTTTCGTGTAAGAACAAATCATATTCCTGTCCCAAAATTTTACGACCTTTTGTTGAACTTCTTCGGAGATAGGGTTGTGGTCACGCATAACTAGATCAACAGCGATGGTCATTCTAGTGGAGTCGTTGACCTCCTGAAACGACAAAGCACAATGGTAACAGATATATATTCATCACATGAACATGAACTGCAACCTAAATCATGTTCATGATTTACACCATGCCCTGAACCATTTAATTATCTTACTTGAAGGTCATACGATGCCCACAAATCGTATTGGATCATCCACTATGCAACCCAAACTCTGCAGTCCATGCTGCATACACAAAAAGGCactttataatcaaaatagtcaTCATGGCAGAAAAGAATGGTTCAAAGAGTTCATAACA encodes the following:
- the LOC107466456 gene encoding protein FAR1-RELATED SEQUENCE 5-like → MNKTFRSDEAAYEFYRRFGKCFGFGIRKGDSGKDESGRVIRRRFFCNRAGLRQRHHYDRLDRQRGHRSETCTNCEAKLSVYLDVVSGIWRVRKIVLDHNHDLTLAYMVHMMTNFREISCSAKAQISGMQFHGVPTSKILGYMAGQAGGYSLMGFTKKDAYNYINKAKRAKIIDGDANAAVVYLEGKAGADPMSMARHNLTKDNMLANMFWADGGSRVDYQYFGDVLAFDSTYKKNKYQRPLVIFSGVNNHKQTTIFGFGLVLDENVGSYKWLLENLLEVMCNKKPSVVVTDGCGSMKAAIKSVFPEATHRLCAWHMEKNVTTNVKEEGLRQCFTWWLYSELEIDEFEAEWDDAVEKYGLQNSFWAKETFQKRMMWANAYQQDKFCAGFRTTSWYEGINAYVKNFLKSRHSLVDMVQNLELVVRVYHNNELLAQFRSLHGMPVMTTCLDPLEKYAADAYTREIFVDAKKEIVGVGAVNFVAKIRRSTTMVHTLEEYREPGREVIVLYDRVSRKMECRCNFWSQKGIPCRHMFFVMKHEHLTRIPKRLVL